One window from the genome of Thermococcus siculi encodes:
- the mrtA gene encoding CPBP family archaeomyxosortase MrtA, with amino-acid sequence MNVRRNPYLLYVILLPLILVVRYSDGGLFRWAFYNLLFYFAVPLGIATLMGFKRKELAVQTGKIGGYKWALILFIATIPLSIYGATIPAMKDYYPIFEYSSWGDFFVKELAVGAIMFAHEAFFRGFLLFSLARRNEWLAILAQDIPYALAHIGKPGIEVPYSFVAGIVFAKIDLKSGSFLPSFLLHWLGSVLFDLLCVLL; translated from the coding sequence ATGAACGTCAGGCGCAACCCCTACCTCCTCTATGTCATTCTGCTCCCGCTGATCCTCGTGGTCAGGTACAGTGATGGGGGACTCTTTCGGTGGGCCTTCTACAACCTGCTGTTCTACTTCGCCGTTCCCCTGGGCATCGCGACCCTTATGGGATTCAAAAGGAAAGAGCTGGCCGTCCAGACCGGTAAAATCGGGGGGTATAAGTGGGCACTCATTCTGTTCATCGCCACCATTCCGCTGAGCATCTACGGTGCAACGATACCCGCCATGAAGGACTACTACCCGATCTTTGAGTACTCCAGCTGGGGGGATTTCTTCGTCAAGGAACTCGCGGTCGGGGCCATAATGTTCGCCCACGAGGCGTTCTTCCGCGGTTTCCTGCTCTTCTCCCTCGCCAGAAGGAACGAGTGGCTAGCCATCCTGGCCCAGGATATACCCTACGCTCTGGCCCACATCGGCAAGCCGGGCATAGAGGTGCCCTACTCCTTCGTGGCAGGGATAGTCTTCGCGAAGATTGACCTGAAGAGCGGGAGCTTCCTTCCCAGCTTCCTGCTCCACTGGCTTGGCTCGGTCCTCTTCGATCTGCTCTGCGTTCTCCTCTGA
- a CDS encoding heparan-alpha-glucosaminide N-acetyltransferase produces MFGSGVYLRGRYWEVDLLRGIGITMMVASNFVTDLWLFLGYTGHYLFWRLFAIATASIFIFTSGLSLWISYSRTVKRNPRPYGKYFRRFLKLFGLGMLITAVTYLLPGQMTIHFGILHFLGLATLLAIPFHRFGKWNFLWAIFFLLAYLPLKNLHDGLLLLPLGITPEGYFTPDYFPVFPWFGVYLLGMTAGSVFYPDGSRRQDIDLPTNPLVNFIAFAGRHTLLIYLVHQPILVGLLRLIYGPLPGLPV; encoded by the coding sequence ATGTTCGGCTCCGGGGTGTATCTCAGAGGCCGCTACTGGGAGGTCGACCTCCTCCGCGGCATCGGCATAACCATGATGGTGGCATCGAACTTCGTCACTGACCTGTGGCTCTTCCTCGGCTATACTGGACATTACCTCTTCTGGCGCCTCTTCGCGATAGCGACCGCCTCGATATTCATCTTCACCTCCGGCCTCTCGCTGTGGATAAGCTACTCTCGGACGGTTAAAAGAAACCCCCGCCCCTACGGGAAGTATTTCAGGCGATTCCTCAAGCTCTTCGGCCTGGGGATGCTGATAACCGCCGTGACATACCTCCTCCCAGGCCAGATGACCATCCACTTTGGCATACTCCATTTCCTCGGCCTTGCGACACTCCTGGCGATTCCCTTCCACCGCTTTGGAAAATGGAACTTCCTCTGGGCCATCTTTTTTCTGCTGGCCTACCTTCCGCTGAAGAACCTCCACGACGGCCTTCTGCTCCTCCCGCTGGGAATAACTCCCGAAGGTTACTTCACTCCAGACTACTTCCCGGTATTCCCGTGGTTCGGCGTTTATCTCCTGGGAATGACCGCTGGTAGCGTTTTCTATCCCGACGGAAGTAGAAGACAGGATATTGACCTTCCAACGAATCCCCTGGTGAACTTCATTGCCTTCGCGGGAAGGCACACTCTGCTGATATACCTAGTTCATCAGCCGATACTCGTAGGACTGTTGAGGCTGATTTACGGGCCGCTGCCGGGGCTTCCGGTCTAA